ggcggcaatggaggtcgcctcctcgtcctcctccccgtcgccgccgccggcctcctccaaGCTGGCGCTCCGGCTCAACCCCGCGGctgtcctcctccgccgcctccccaccACGACCCCGACCACCGCGAGCCCCGTCACCGCGTCGGCGTCCCccgcgcgggccggcggcggcgcgtacaacccgctcgccgccttcctctcctccctcaTCCCCTGGCGCGAGCAGCGGCCGCCGAAGCAACAGCTGGACCACCCCGCCGCATCCGCCACggcctcggccgccgcggcgcggagggcggccaaggcggcggccgaggaggaggccgcggcgcggcAGCTGGTGGGGTGCGCGGTGCCGCTGTTCCGGCCGTACGTGGCGCAGCTGCcgtggcacggcggcgcgcgggcgtggCTGTCCAAGCTCTTCCCGCGCTACGGCCACTACTGCGGGCCCAACTGGTCCAGCGGCAAGGAGGCCGGCTCCGTGCTCTGGGACCGCCGCCCCGTCGACCACCTCGACTTCTGCTGCTACTGCCACGACATGGCCTACGACACCCACGACCAGGCCCAGCTCCTCCGCGCCGACCTCGCCTTCCTCCGCTGCCTCGAGGGCAGCCGCCAGACCCCCGCACGCGacggcatcgccgccgccgtcatctACCGCGCCATGTGCATCTTCGGTAAGCTACGCCACCGCCCAAAGCCAATTTTTTTCCCCTTGCCTATTCTCGTGCGTGCTGAACCTGGCTGGATTGGTGCGGTGATGCGTGCGCAGGACTGAAGACGATCCTGATCCCGTACCGGACCAACCTCGTGCGGCTGCAGACCGGGCCGAATTACGCCGATTTCTTCGCCGATTTCGTTAAGAGGGTGGCGTCGTcgtcgggcaggccgaccggcggcgagaagcagagatTGTGAACGGATTTGCTCGCTTCATTGtagatttttttagattaagcgTTTGATAGTAGATGGCGCCCAATTAATTCATTGGGGAATGAGATCGTAGTAGTTCCATAGCTTGGGTTGATCTAATCCAATATGACGTTGCGTTACCCACTTACCCTGCCTAATTAGTTTATTGTAGTTGTAGCAACTGATCTGAAAGTTGGGATTCCTACTATGAATGTAGGTGTTTATAACTTTATATAGCATACAACGCGATCGTAGCAAATATTTGCTGCCCTTGGTTGATAAGAAAGATGAGCGCAATATAGAACAGCAGCCGCGATGCtgcgttttttttctttgttcttctcGTCTGGTGTCTGCCTATCTGGATACTCAGACGCCGGAGTACTCGTGGGCGAGCTAGTCCAGCACCACGGCCTCCTAAAAGCGCGGCAAACCACAAGCTGGTGCTCGGCACAGGTAAGACTGAAAACaaaacatgcaaaaaaaaacatgcctATCTATCTGCAAATAACCCTGCGCATGGATTACTAACACAACTGGGAGAGGTGGAGAGGTGATGGAGAGGTCTTCCTGCTCAACGAAGACATCTTCCTGCAGTTCACCGATGAGAAATGCGGACTTCACGTCCATGTGGTGCACGGCCCCATCCTTCACTTGCAGCAAAGGCCAACAGCAGACGCACGGACTCAAGCCGAGCCACCGGTAACATGTTTTTCAGAATTGACATATGAAAACCAACCATTTAAGTAACACTGAAGTTCAAAGCCAACTGAGATCTTGGATACACTTACATATACCAGCAGCTACAATCAACAATTCACAACATAGGCCAGCCTTCTGTGAGTGATAACTAAATTGTGGATTCTAAGAGGTTCAGTATGTTGCAACGAACCAAACAGCTTCTACAACCAAAAAGCTACGGGAGAAAAGAAATCTGTATGCCTAGTTGCCCGGTAGGAGCGTGAGGACCTGTGATTCGTGACTCTCAGCTCTCCCTTATTACTGTACTTTAGGCCAAACATAGTGAGACGGAGCACACAGCCGTCTTCATCGTCACCTAAGATGTACTTTGCCTTGCCTCTCTTGCACATCACACTCTCGAGAAGGCAAAACTTGCTTCTGCCCAAGTAGGTGAGAGAAGCCCTCAAGTCCCTCTCAGATTCCTTGCGAAACAATTTCTCATCCGTCATCTGCCAATCCAATTCTATTGTTCCAAGCTCTATTGGAGTTTTGTTGCCAATATCAGAGGGAAGCTCGCAGGAACAAATGCACCCATCCTTGTGAAGCCCAATCCACGCATCTAGCTCCCTGTCAAAGTAACCTTGGTCTGTGAAAGGCAGACCCCAGGGGTGCCACCTCCACACACGGTACTTAGTGTTGAAGGAGTAGGTCCTCTTCTGGAGGCCCGGGCGATCGCTGTAGGATGTGGTCATGAGGACGGTGAGGCCGTCCGAGTGCACGGCATAGGAGGTAATGATCTCATAGGCgtcgaacggcggcggcggtgccggcaGGCTCCTCCAGGACCAGCCCTGCTCGCCTGGATCATGCCAGCCGGTGGGTGCGCATGACATCACATCAAAGGAGTGCTGTTTGCTGCAGGCCGGAGGTGAAAATGCATAGATCATTTCACGGACAGACACGATGATGTCGAAGCCACATTGCAGCTGCGCAGGAACGGCAGGGCCGATAGCCAGTCCTGCTGTCTCGGCGTCGTAGACGAGGGCAGGGGTCTGTCCATAGCGTGCATCAGTAACGATGAAGATCTTGCTGCCAGTGGCGGCGAAGAGCATGTCAGAGTCCCCTAGTGACGCCAGCCGCAGCGGCCGGAGGGTCCGGGAGGTGCCCTGCAACGGCAGCGCCGgcgtccgggtcgtcgtcggaGTCCGAGTCGAAACCGTCGGTGTCGATCTTGTGGACGCTGAACCCCTTCTCCCAGTCATCCAAGATCAGATAGAGGTGCTTCCGCCGCCGGGCTGGCCGTGACCTTTTGCCGTCCAAATCGCCACCGCGGCGCTGGTTTTGGGACTCCTGCCCCTGCCGCTTAGGCATATTTCTTCCTTTCTATAATGAGTCGAATCACTGAGGCGGATGTGGATCTAAAAATCCTGCTTTGTTGCTGGCCGGGGCACCTACCTACCGAAGATCTGCAATTGCGACGGCTGGTGGATGCCTCCCCTCTAGCTTGCTTGTGGATCGATCTGCCGATGCAAAGCAAACCTTTTCAGAATAATATATAGAGAGGGTCCTGCAGCAGTGTGGCAATCGAAGAGGAGTTTTTTTAGCCTCTGGATACAGCTGTAGTATCTTAGTATCTGTTCATGTACAATTCACACCAACCCTACACACGCACACCACACTCACACCACACGTATACAAACAAACCTACAACTACACTCAGATCAAATCGCGTCCTTCGTGAGATCACCAGATCCATCCAATGCTCCGTAGGCGACAGGCGCATCGCAATCCCTTTGTGGCTCCACGCGTGAGAGGCAACAGAATTTAATAGGGAACATACTGTTCCCGGTGGGAAATCCGGGACGAGCAGCGCTCGAACCCGCGACCGGTGGCCTCCGCACCTGGAGAGCGCACCAACCGAGCTAAGGCTCGGTCCCAATCGAAGAGGAGTTGGATTCCAAAACCATTCATTCACAGTCGCGAGTGCGTGTCAAGGTTTACAAACCGGTCcagcccggttccggtttgggccggtaccaaaccggcccaaattcaaaattcaaatttaaataaaaaaaataaaaatttcccaaaaaatttcctaaaaatacttcaggGTGctacgaatctaatggtgtcaaattttctcaaaaattcattcgtttaacatacttttcgagCATTTAAAagtaaatcaaaaaagaaaaggaaaaaaatgagacggcccattaagacccacttggtaaaccagtcaaaccagccggtaaaccggtcaaatcggCCGATATATCGTTCCAAACTGGTTACacatgcaattttaaatttggatttgaatttaaaccggtcaaaccggctagtaaaccggtcaaaccggctaGTATACCGATTCAAACCGATTACACatgtgattttgaatttgaatttgaattcaatcggTTTCTAATCAAACCGGTCCGCTAAActgctaccggagggcggcggtttgaccggaccggtcggaatTATTAACCCTGGTGCGTGTACCTGTCCGGCTGGCTGACCCGATCGGCGGGACACCAAACCGCCGGATCCGAGCGATATCTGCCGCATCCAATCCCGCTCGGCCAAATTTGAATGCCCCCTGCTTCCTAGAGCTAGAGGGCGTGATACCAGACGGCGGCGAGCCTGCTCTCTTCCCCTGACCTCGAATCCTCGGTGGAAGGCCGGCCCAGCGGCCGGCAGAGGTGGGGCGGCGGTTGGCGGTTCCGTGAGTCGCCGtcggaggaaggaggtgagtCGCCGGCGGAGGAAGGAGGCGGGGTCGGGTGGCGGGCAGCGGAGGAACCGCAGCTgcaggcgggcgggcgggcggggccTCCTCCCGCCACCCCCTCATTCTCCACGGTCCGTCCGCCGCTCCTCACGGCCGGCCGTGCCACGCTCTCGGTCCCGCCGCGGACCGCGATCTGGGGATCCTTTTCTGGCCATTTGGAGAAGGGTCAGGACGGCGGGGGTTCCGACCCACGCCTCCACCTTCTCCTGTCCCGACCGCCACTCCAGGATGGCGGTGGTGCCGGCGGAACTCAGCAACATCACCATCGACAATCTCCCCGCCGAGTTGCTCAGAGAGGTCATGCTTCGCGTcccgacgccggccgccctcgTGCACGCCGCGGCCGTCTCGAAGCGGTGGCGCGGCATCATAACCAACCGCACAGGGAGGTTTCTCGACGACTACCGCGAGCACCACCAATCCTCGCCCTTGCTTGGCCTCTACATCCCGCGCGAATTCGGCGGCCTCCCCTCTTTCCAGAAGGCGGATTCAATCCAGTCTGCCGGTGACCGCGACCTCGACCTCCAGCGCCCCGCAACCAAGGCCTTCAACCTCGGCGGCCTTGAGAGTCATCCGGAGTGGCGCCTCCTTGACTGCTACaacggccgcctcctcctcgccagagGCCACGATTCCCTGGAGGTGTACAACCCGTTATCCTGCGAACGCATCAAGGTGCGCCTTCCTCAGGATGGTATCCTCCCGAGTTACTTTTCCGCGTGCTTGCTACAAGGTCATGACGACGACGCGGCGTCGTTCAGAGTGGTCTCCGTGCAGCACGATCGCCGTCGTCGCGACAGGATTGTTCGTGCTGTCGAGTACGACTCTTGTAAGAAGAGTTGGAAAGATCACCCTTGGGACTGGGAGACCCTGAAGAACATTGAGGGGACTCAGCAGGGCGAAATGATGCACGCCGGCAACTTCATCTTTTGCAAATATACTGGAACATTCTTGCTCTTGCTGGACACGAGGCAGATGCAATTTTCCGCCCTTCCCCTCCCAACCGACAACAATTGGAAACACTATGCTATAGGAGAGATGGAGGACGGCGTATGCTGTCTTGCATCAGTTGACTCGGCTGGGATATGGAACAAAAAGCATCTGAGAGTGTGGAAGTTGGAGAAACTGAAATGGACAATGGAGAAGGAAATGGATATGGAGCAGGTGCTTGGCAAGCATGCCCATGGCAGGTTTTTGTTCTATAAAGTTCATGCAGTAACCAATGGCATAGCTCTTTTGTGCTCAAGCATGCATCAACTTCATTTTGTTGTTGACCTGAAGACCTTCTTTGTGAAGGACAAGTTTGAGTTCAAGGATCGTGCTTTTCCTATGCAAATGCCATGGCCGCCAGCCTTTTCAGTGGCTACAGTTAGTGCTGAGCAATCTGCCCCTTACACATGTGTTCAAGAAGCCATTACAGCGGCACCAACACTAGTTAGAGCAGAAGAATGCTTTGACAAGGAAGATAATATTCCGAATGATCATGATCTAGAAGCTCAGGTATAAATCTTTAAAGCTCAGCTACTGGAATCTCTTCAACCAGGACACTTCTGACTAGtcgaattcttttgctcacagCAGATTCCTGTCCAGGATTCGAGTCTGTGTGTTATGTGGGGCAAGACGTATTCTAGGAGGAGAAAGAGGCCGCAGGAAAATAAGACCCTCTCCCTCTGTCAGGCTTCCTCCAACGGCGCCCTGTAAAGCgccccccaccctacgtagggggggctttggggggagcgagcggtccaacggctccccccacAGCTCCCCCTGTAtatggggggagttgaaactccctccatatatagagtgagtttcaactccccctatatctctaatcacaccgttttttcatgatattaatctcgtttgagcctcgtaacatgatgataatgcgtattatgatagtacaaatattgtatgatttttttttaaattcaaaaatgataaataaatagttagttaatgagtgatagtatatagagggaatagatatggggggaatggttggagagaaggagttatagggggaggaatcttttggagggaggtagtaaaatatagtaaatagtacgtttggggggagttgaatGGGGGGAATGGTCGGAGATAGCCCATCAGCTACCAGCCGGGCTCCCCCCTCCAGCCACTACACTGTGCGATGAAGATTCTGGTTTGATTCATACTGAAGGTAAATGTCGATTGCTACATCATTGCTAATGCTGTTCAAGAATAAGCTATATGATCAAATGCAAATATTTTCTAACAAATAATTCTTTTATCTGTTATCACTCCAGCCGAGGCCCAGTCCAATGAGTACCTGTCGGGCAATGCCGCACGAGCCCTaaggctttctccaaccattccccccatccaactccccccaaacgtactatttactatattttactacctccctccaaaagattcctccccctataactccttctctccaaccattcccct
This portion of the Panicum virgatum strain AP13 chromosome 2N, P.virgatum_v5, whole genome shotgun sequence genome encodes:
- the LOC120662065 gene encoding uncharacterized protein LOC120662065 gives rise to the protein MEVASSSSSPSPPPASSKLALRLNPAAVLLRRLPTTTPTTASPVTASASPARAGGGAYNPLAAFLSSLIPWREQRPPKQQLDHPAASATASAAAARRAAKAAAEEEAAARQLVGCAVPLFRPYVAQLPWHGGARAWLSKLFPRYGHYCGPNWSSGKEAGSVLWDRRPVDHLDFCCYCHDMAYDTHDQAQLLRADLAFLRCLEGSRQTPARDGIAAAVIYRAMCIFGLKTILIPYRTNLVRLQTGPNYADFFADFVKRVASSSGRPTGGEKQRL
- the LOC120662067 gene encoding uncharacterized protein LOC120662067 isoform X1 — its product is MAVVPAELSNITIDNLPAELLREVMLRVPTPAALVHAAAVSKRWRGIITNRTGRFLDDYREHHQSSPLLGLYIPREFGGLPSFQKADSIQSAGDRDLDLQRPATKAFNLGGLESHPEWRLLDCYNGRLLLARGHDSLEVYNPLSCERIKVRLPQDGILPSYFSACLLQGHDDDAASFRVVSVQHDRRRRDRIVRAVEYDSCKKSWKDHPWDWETLKNIEGTQQGEMMHAGNFIFCKYTGTFLLLLDTRQMQFSALPLPTDNNWKHYAIGEMEDGVCCLASVDSAGIWNKKHLRVWKLEKLKWTMEKEMDMEQVLGKHAHGRFLFYKVHAVTNGIALLCSSMHQLHFVVDLKTFFVKDKFEFKDRAFPMQMPWPPAFSVATVSAEQSAPYTCVQEAITAAPTLVRAEECFDKEDNIPNDHDLEAQQIPVQDSSLCVMWGKTYSRRRKRPQENKTLSLCHQLPAGLPPPATTLCDEDSGLIHTEAEAQSNEYLSGNAARALREPQRRSNRKPKPNPRVKGPDWTVGRTRRGQAMPHEPKGNPREEATAWPSPTQPKSKRSRLDSRQN
- the LOC120662067 gene encoding uncharacterized protein LOC120662067 isoform X3 — protein: MAVVPAELSNITIDNLPAELLREVMLRVPTPAALVHAAAVSKRWRGIITNRTGRFLDDYREHHQSSPLLGLYIPREFGGLPSFQKADSIQSAGDRDLDLQRPATKAFNLGGLESHPEWRLLDCYNGRLLLARGHDSLEVYNPLSCERIKVRLPQDGILPSYFSACLLQGHDDDAASFRVVSVQHDRRRRDRIVRAVEYDSCKKSWKDHPWDWETLKNIEGTQQGEMMHAGNFIFCKYTGTFLLLLDTRQMQFSALPLPTDNNWKHYAIGEMEDGVCCLASVDSAGIWNKKHLRVWKLEKLKWTMEKEMDMEQVLGKHAHGRFLFYKVHAVTNGIALLCSSMHQLHFVVDLKTFFVKDKFEFKDRAFPMQMPWPPAFSVATVSAEQSAPYTCVQEAITAAPTLVRAEECFDKEDNIPNDHDLEAQQIPVQDSSLCVMWGKTYSRRRKRPQENKTLSLCHQLPAGLPPPATTLCDEDSGLIHTEAEAQSNEYLSSNAARAQREPQRRSNGVAKPNPTQE
- the LOC120662067 gene encoding uncharacterized protein LOC120662067 isoform X2 is translated as MAVVPAELSNITIDNLPAELLREVMLRVPTPAALVHAAAVSKRWRGIITNRTGRFLDDYREHHQSSPLLGLYIPREFGGLPSFQKADSIQSAGDRDLDLQRPATKAFNLGGLESHPEWRLLDCYNGRLLLARGHDSLEVYNPLSCERIKVRLPQDGILPSYFSACLLQGHDDDAASFRVVSVQHDRRRRDRIVRAVEYDSCKKSWKDHPWDWETLKNIEGTQQGEMMHAGNFIFCKYTGTFLLLLDTRQMQFSALPLPTDNNWKHYAIGEMEDGVCCLASVDSAGIWNKKHLRVWKLEKLKWTMEKEMDMEQVLGKHAHGRFLFYKVHAVTNGIALLCSSMHQLHFVVDLKTFFVKDKFEFKDRAFPMQMPWPPAFSVATVSAEQSAPYTCVQEAITAAPTLVRAEECFDKEDNIPNDHDLEAQIPVQDSSLCVMWGKTYSRRRKRPQENKTLSLCHQLPAGLPPPATTLCDEDSGLIHTEAEAQSNEYLSGNAARALREPQRRSNRKPKPNPRVKGPDWTVGRTRRGQAMPHEPKGNPREEATAWPSPTQPKSKRSRLDSRQN